From Megalops cyprinoides isolate fMegCyp1 chromosome 18, fMegCyp1.pri, whole genome shotgun sequence, one genomic window encodes:
- the haus6 gene encoding HAUS augmin-like complex subunit 6: MSSLQKSNAKYLWWTLLGLGFQPEVASASKGISKANVRHVSLGMNMFDTPNKDAFYMVTHFLLEKLDSARVHEVFRYCWPVLDRKADAEFRKATVTWFRDIAAEPGSSFPKVVPSLFLSPGGPKFINVMLHLAKHVMLQEMKTFSTDNTWIPETAATKAHSVETAVLRFQVVKTRFQRAAVEQDRVVQEYQRRAQALVKSMRALRAEDAKYEGLLKGHTEIEKERSLPSEKLQKVRSLWADVNKILSSLEEERKVVDCVVKGHVDQYILDGTNVTLKIPKTLLERVESSAYSSSAGNVYEAGQLNLLRLLELLNEALRHLEQEHAQAGKGTLQLDLPQMEEKALQLKRTLEALKLMRKRITKEEIPEVKASIKKMETAWDSRWADCLRQRPLTSFLNEDPALDFLSPMAPLSFEPAAEVNFKSSIFSQYAAKLPASPPSPPHHIVESAKEEPPDKHPDSSGDSGRKTADLQSPVQQPSEIQVPTSAVSSRPSPPPKTPSPSPVQASGKETPMVEDIQPEIADVNKKASILDREFDNLANQFAEAVTNNSTDYSRRGWELEDLLGTLSDPFSTRKQLPRTPDSLISEVKNSWRQAVREGEAEKARLSEKAGDRTAKAHTPLLEGMEALPSTDESPLSSGLVQLGDSDKGLAGTPCVTQHRESLHSTLSWHSSQLEATQGQSSGDVIQFGIDFETLPELGDDSPLGSSYEALEATGATEEDDELVLPHILSNTTERESGSSSTRSRFEEIRKAYDEASFIDCRVKTPEPLPPRNAAETPEAVGWETGDKVFSLDLAGLESPSLPSTELLSLPKLITFSPVDDFIP; encoded by the exons GAATATGTTTGACACGCCTAACAAGGATGCCTTCTACATGGTCACCCACTTCTTATTAGAAAAACTAGATTCTGCACGTGTCCACGAGGTGTTCAG GTATTGCTGGCCAGTTCTGGATCGTAAGGCCGATGCTGAATTTCGTAAAGCGACTGTCACTTGGTTCCGAGACATTGCG GCAGAACCTGGCAGTTCCTTTCCGAAAGTGGTGCCGTCCTTGTTTCTTTCACCTGGAGGCCCCAAGTTCATCAATGTGATGCTTCACTTAGCCAAGCATGTCATGCTGCAGGAGATGAAGACCTTTTCCACAG ACAACACCTGGATTCCGGAAACTGCAGCCACCAAAGCTCACTCGGTGGAGACTGCCGTGTTGAGGTTTCAGGTGGTGAAGACCAGGTTTCAGAGAGCCGCGGTAGAGCAGGACAGGGTTGTGCAGGAGTACCAGCGCAGAGCCCA GGCTCTGGTAAAATCAATGAGGGCTTTGAGAGCTGAGGATGCCAAATATGAAGGTTTACTGAA aggacATACGGAAATTGAAAAGGAGAGATCTCTTCCGTCTGAAAAACTTCAAAAG GTTCGATCCCTGTGGGCGGATGTTAACAAAATCCTGTCCTCtctggaagaggagaggaaggttGTGGACTGTGTTGTGAAAGGACATGTTGACCAGTATATCTTGGATGGGACAAATGTCACCCTGAAGATCCCCAAAACTCTGCTGGAGCGGGTTGAAAGCTCTGCTTACTCG TCAAGCGCGGGGAATGTGTACGAGGCGGGCCAGCTCAACCTGTTGCGCCTCCTGGAGTTGCTGAATGAGGCGCTACGGCACCTGGAGCAGGAGCATGCCCAGGCAGGAAAGGGCACCCTGCAGCTGGACCTGCCCCAGATGGAGGAGAAAGCACTGCAGCTGAAACGCACCCTGGAGGCCCTCAAACTCATGAG GAAGAGGATTACCAAGGAGGAGATCCCTGAAGTGAAGGCGTCTATTAAGAAGATGGAGACTGCGTGGGACAGCAGATGGGCAGACTGTCTGAGGCAGAGGCCCTTGACTTCATTCCTTAACGAGGACCCT GCACTTGACTTCCTCTCCCCAATGGCACCTCTGTCCTTTGAACCCGCTGCTGAGGTCAACTTCAAGTCCAGCATCTTCTCACAGTATGCAGCCAAGCTGCCTG CCTCTCCACcatccccaccccaccacatAGTGGAATCGGCCAAGGAGGAGCCTCCAGACAAACACCCTGATTCTTcaggggattctgggagaaAAACTGCAGACCTACAAAG TCCTGTCCAGCAACCTAGTGAAATACAAGTTCCCACTTCTGCTGTTTCTTCAAGACCCTCACCACCTCCCAAAACTCCTTCTCCAAGCCCTGTGCAG GCCAGTGGAAAGGAGACTCCCATGGTGGAAGACATACAACCGGAGATTGCTGATGTGAACAAAAAAGCCAGTATCCTGGATAGGGAATTTGACAACCTGGCAAACCAG tTTGCAGAAGCTGTCACAAACAACTCCACTGACTACAGCAGGAGAGGTTGGGAGCTGGAGGACCTGCTTGGTACCCTATCGGACCCCTTCTCCACCAGAAAGCAGCTTCCACGCACCCCAGATAGCCTCA tttcagaagtGAAAAATTCCTGGAGGCAAGCagtcagggagggagaggccgAAAAGGCCCGGCTCTCTGAAAAGGCAGGAGACCGCACTGCAAAAGCTCATACCCCGCTGCTGGAGGGTATGGAGGCTCTTCCCAGCACGGACGAGTCCCCCCTGAGCAGCGGGCTGGTGCAGCTGGGGGATTCTGACAAGGGCCTCGCGGGCACTCCCTGCGTCACGCAGCACAGGGAGTCCCTGCACTCTACCCTGTCCTGGCACTCCTCCCAGCTGGAGGCCACTCAGGGCCAGAGCAGCGGCGACGTCATCCAGTTCGGGATCGACTTCGAGACCCTGCCGGAGCTGGGCGACGACAGCCCGCTAGGCTCGAGCTACGAGGCCCTGGAGGCCACCGGGGCCACGGAGGAAGACGACGAGCTCGTCCTCCCGCACATCCTGTCCAACACcacagagcgagagagcggGTCGAGTTCCACGCGCAGCAGGTTCGAAGAGATCCGGAAAGCCTACGACGAGGCCTCCTTCATTGACTGCAGGGTAAAGACGCCTGAGCCGCTGCCGCCTCGGAATGCTGCGGAAACCCCCGAGGCTGTGGGCTGGGAGACCGGCGACAAGGTGTTCTCCCTTGACCTGGCCGGGCTGGAGagtccctccctccccagcacTGAGCTTCTGAGCCTCCCCAAGCTGATCACCTTCTCTCCCGTGGATGACTTCATTCCTTAA